TGGTGAGATGGGTTTTAAAATGCAAGGCGAGTCCTAAAGTTAAAAGACTGATGCCAATTCCTGCAAATACAGAATAGTTTCTTTCAAATTTTCTCCGTTGATATTCCCTGAAAATAAAAATACCATTAAACAACGCAAAACTAAGCGGAAAAATACTTGATGGCTCGTATTGTAAGACATTAAAAATATAAACTAACCCGATAATACTGGAGAAATTAATTAAAACCAACATCAAAATATCTAACTTCGAAAGTAGAGTTGCCTTAAAATAATTCTGAAGCGCAAAAGCGTAAAAAATGAGATAAGTAACAATGTAAAATATAATACTTGTGAGTTCTGTTTTATCAGTAGTCCAGAAAAAAAGATAGATGGCAGTGAAAATAAAGGCAATCCAACCTACACTTTTCCAGTTTTTAAGATAAACGGTAATTAGCATACCGATATTTAAAAGCGATAAATAAGAGAAAAGGAAAATATAATTGCTTTGTCCGGTACTAATCATCAGTGGCGCCAGAAAACCTCCAAACAATGAAAAAATAATCAGCGTTTCACTGTTGTAGCGATAAGAAAGGAATATCAAAAGTAGCGTTATGAAACATGTAATAAGGAATGCGGTATTTTGTGCAAACAAATGATACTCTCTAAAGGCAATGGTTGCTGTAAAATACAGTACGGCAATTCCGCCACCCATAATGATTGAAGAAAAGGTCTTGTAGTTTTTCCTTATAAAATGAGCGGTAGCAATAAAAGTAAATCCTGCAAGAAAACCAATTCCTGCTCTTGCGTTTTCACCAATCCAGTTTTTATCGATGGCGTATTTTACAAAATATCCTATTCCTAAAACTAGAGTGAAAATTCCGATAATCGTAAGGACGTTTTGTTTAATAAAGTCAAACAAAGGTGCAAGCCAATCTTTTTCCGGTTCTGAATCTTCTTCAATGGAGTTGACCGCCGTTTTTTCAACTTCGATTCTTTCATTTGGTAAATTTTCAGAATTGATGCTTTCTATGAAAGATTGTGCTGGCTTTTCGGTATTTGTTTTATCTTTTGATAAATCAGAAATTTTCTGTTCCAGAATTTGAATCTTTTTGTTCAGTTTTTGATAAACTAAAACAATCAGTAGAATTAATATCGTGATTAGTGCGTAAATCATTCATTTGATTTACTACCAAATATAGTGATTTGAAAGTTTAACCGTTAAAAAATCTTAAAACAGATTTACTCATTTTCTTCTTTCCAGTTTTCTTCAATTAATTTCATTAAAAAATCAGGACATCTAATGACTTTTTGCGTTTCTGAATTTAAAAAAAATAGGGTAGTGGAAGCTTCAGTTATTTTAATGCCTTCTTCATTATAAATTTCATATTCAAATTCAATTCTCACTCCCGGAATTTTTTTCATAATGGTATGAATTTCTAATTTTTGATCGTATAGTGCTGGTTTTAAATACTTAATTTTATAATCAGAAACCGGAAGCCAAATTCCTTGCTTTTCAATCTCATCATAAGAGACTCCGATGCTGCGAAAAAGTTCCACGCGCCCCAGTTCAAAATACGTTGCGTAATTGCCATAATATACATATTTCATAGGATCTGTTTCTGCGTAACGTACTCGTAATGAGTGTGTTGAGTGTATCATTTTTACTGCTTAATTATACATACAAATATATTTTTAAATAACCAATATGCGAATATTTTTTTTTAAAAATAAAAAATGAGACCTTTGTCATCCTCCTAAAAAGACTCACTAAAGAATTAATCAGGGCATAATAATGAACGAAAATTTAATGATGATATGGCAGAAGTGCCTTCAGTTTATGCGTGACAATCTTAACGCAGCTGAAGACAATTCTGATCTTAAAAAACTTGAAAAATCTTTCGATTTACTATTCGACAAAATACAACCAATTTCATTGGTTGACAATAATCTTACGTTGATGGTACCGAGTGATTTTTATAAAGAATATATTGAAGATAATTATCTATCATTGCTTTCGGCTGCCTTAAAGAAAAACATTGGTAAAGGCGTTAAGCTTTGGTATTCGGTAATGGAAAATAAACCAAGCGGTTTAGAAAAACCTGTTACCATGAATATGAAAGGAAAAACTGTTCCTACTCCAAAGGTTCAGGAAACAATGCCACAAGGTTTTTCTAGAAATATCGTAAATCCTTTTGTAGTTCCGGGAATTAAAAAAGTAAATATTGATTCTAATCTTAAAGCAGATTTCTCTTTTGACAATTATGTAGAAGGAGAAAGTAATAAATTTGCGTCTACTGTGGCAAGATCTATTGCAAAAAGACCTGGAGCAACTGCTTTTAACCCTTTGTTTTTATACGGAGGTTATGGGGTTGGTAAAACACACTTAGGTCAGGCTGTAGGTTTAGAAGTAAAAAGCCAGTTTCCAGATAAAGTAGTTCTTTATTTATCTTCAGAGAAATTTATTCAGCAGTTTATTTCGGCTGCTAAAGCTCATAAACAAACAGAGTTTGCCAATTTTTATCAAATGGTAGACGTTCTGATTATTGATGATATTCAGTTCTTGTCTGGAAAATCAGCAACTCAAGATAGTTTCTTCCATATTTTCGATTATTTACATCAAAACGGAAAACAGATTATCCTTACTTCTGATAAGGCTCCTGTAGATATTATGGATATTCAGGACAGGATTGTCTCTCGTTTTAAATGGGGACTTTCTGCAGAGATTAAATCTCCGGATATTTCTACAAGAAAGAAGATTATCGAAGATAAATTGAGCAGAGATGGTATCATTCTTACGGATGATATGCTAGAATTCCTTGCTGCAGAAGCAAAAACCAATGTAAGAGAATTGATTGGTATCATTAATTCTGTTATCGCTTATTCTACGATTTATAAATCAGATTTAAGTTTAGAATTATTAAAAGAAACAATCAGCAAGATTGCAGCTAATCAGAAAAAGGTCATCAATATTCCTTATATTCAGGAGGTAGTTTGCGATTATTTCGGAATAAAAAAAGAGCAGCTTTTATCTAAAACAAGAAAAAGAGAAATTGCACTTCCGAGACAGTTGGCAATGTATTTTTCAAAAGAATATACGAATGCTACTTTTAGTAAAATTGGTGAAGAAATGGGTGGTAAAGACCATTCAACGGTAATGTACGCTTGTGATACGATTAAAGATGTTTCTAAAATTGACAAGGAAATCAAAAAATACGTAAAAGATTTAACGGAAAAAATCAAAAATTAATTCTGTACAAAATATTTATAGAAAGGAGAATAGGCTTATTCTCCTTTTTTATTTAGCTTTGTTGAATAAAAAAATTTTGAAATCTGTTTGAGCTAATTTAACTACAGATCTTTTTAACACATCAGCCACATGAGAGTTTTATTTTGATGTGCATATTAAGACACATAAGCTTTTGAAAATCTTTGATTTTCTCTCCTGTGCTCTAATTTTTTCAGCTTTTAAATTTAAACTAATGTAACTCCTATGTTTAATTTATAATTATTTTTTTGTGGTTCAAGCATTTTTTACAAACTAAATTTTAAATAATATTGAAATGAAAATCTTAATGGTTTGTCTCGGAAATATTTGCAGAAGTCCGCTTGCAGAAGGTATTATGCGGTCAAAACTTCCCGAAGATTTTATTGTAGATTCTGCCGGAACTATCGATATGCATCAGGGAAGCAATCCTGATAAAAGATCTATAAAAATCGCTACCAAATACGGAATTGATATTTCAAAACAAAAATCCAGACCTATTACCATCGAAGATTTGAATGATTTCGATAAAATTTACTGTATGGATTTGAGTAATTTAAAAAATGTAATTTCTTTAACTCAAAACGAAGAACAACGAAGTAAAGTTTCATTATTAATGGAAGCTGCAGATCTTAATCATGCTTCAGGTGAAGTTCCTGATCCTTATTGGAGCGAGCTAGATGGATTTGAAAAAGTCTATCACCAGCTGGATGAAGCCTGCGAAAAAATTGCCGAAAAACTTCTCATTTCAAAAATCTAGAATTAACAATTAACAATTTATAATTAAAAAAAATGCTTTTTCTACTTCCTGCTTATCTTTCAGAAAACACGTCAATCAGTCATTTTTCACCTGTGATAAAAGACTACATCATGCAGACCGATTATTTTTTTGTTGAAAACGAAAAAACGGCAAGAAAAGTCGTAAAGTTTTTTGCACCTGAAAAAAAACAGTCTGATTTGAAACTTTTCTTGTTAGATAAGTATACCGAAAATGCTGATATTAAAGAAGCTCAAGATAGAATGCTCAACGGTCAGGATTTTGGGTTGCTTTCTGAAGCCGGTCTTCCGTGCATTGCAGACCCTGGGAATTTAATTGTAAAATGGTGTCACGAAAAAAACATTCGAGTAATTCCTATTTCCGGGCCTTCATCTATTATTTTGGCATTAATTTCAAGTGGTTTTAATGGTCAGGAATTTACGTTTAATGGATATCTTCCGATAGAAAAAGGCGAAAAGAAAAAGAAGATTCAGGCATTAGAAAGTGAACTTGAGAAAACGGGTTTTTCACAAATTTTTATGGAAACTCCCTATAGAAATAATGCTCTTTTCGAAGATTTGTGTAAGTTTCTTTCACCTAATACCAAGCTTTGTATCGCTGTAAACATCAATGATCCGGAACATGAATCGATTAAAACGAAAACAATAAAAGATTGGCAAAAACAAAAACCGGAACTGCATAAAATTCCTGCTGTTTTTGTCTTAGGAAAATAATTGATGTTCTATAATCTCTCGCAAATCAAGCAAATTGAGCAAATTTCTATTTATTAAAAAATCTGCGTAATCAGCAAAATCTGCGAGAGAAAAAATATTAATTATTATCTATAGATTTTCTCTTCCCGTTTCTCCATTTCTTCCAAATCAAAACAACAACTGGAATCAATAAAAAGAAAGGCCAAAAAGAAATTATTCCGAGAAAAAATGCCACAAAACTGTTCCAACCTTCGGTAAAAGAATCTCCAAAACGGCTTCCAAAACCTATTTTTGAAGTAGCAGAACTTCTTACTTTTTCTTTGTACAACATCAGATTCAATGTACTGTAATTTACTCTGTCATCTATGAAACGAAGCCTGCCTTCAGCAACATCAATTTCATCTTCAAGCTCTCTGATATTTTCCTGAATTTCCAGCATATCTTTCGTGGTTTTAGCACTCCGCAACATATCACGGTATTTTTCGAGATAGATTTTTTTGTTGTCTAATTTTATGGAAACATCAGTATATTCTTCAGTTACATCATCAGAAGCTATATTTTTAGATAAAACCGAACCGATTCCATTTGAAAAAGAATTGATTAAAGCATCAAAATTTTTATGCGGAACACGGATTGTAAAAAACTGTTTTTCATCAATATCTGTATTGTTAAAACGCTCAGTTTGTATGTAGGCGTTGTTACTTTTTACGATTTCGTTGACTTGTTGATATGCTTTTTTAATATTTCCCACCTGAATTTCTAACTCCCCATTTTTAATAATTTTCTTAACGATAACATTGTTTTGTGGTGTTGAAATATTGGAGCTTGCATTAACTGCTTTTGCTGAAACTTCACTAATTGGTACTTCTTGAAGAGGTGGTGGAGGCGGTTCATTCATATCTGCCGCAGAGCTCATTATTTTATCTTCTGAGATTATCTCCACTAAATCAGACTTTACTTCTTGTTGATTGCCAGATTTGTTGCAATTGATAAGAATTAAGAGAAATAAAGGGATAAATATTTTTTTCATAAATTGATTTTGTGAATTTGAGCAAAAACTATGCTTAAAATCTAAAATTACTTTTATATTTTTATTGAATGAAAAAAAGTCTTTTAGCATTGGCGTTTTTACCGGTTTTAATTTTTGCTCAGGAAAATCCTAAACTTACGGATGAAATGGCAATGAAATTATCTGAAAAACCACTTCACTGTATCAATCAGGAATACCCGAATAAGACGGCGCATATTATTAATAATGCTAATGAAGTTACCTTGACCCCGAAAGATTTACATCCCAGTTTTTATGGCTGTTTTGATTGGCATAGCTCGGTTCATGGTCACTGGATGCTGGTTCGATTGCTAAAAACAAAACCTAATTTATCAGTTGCTAAAGACATTGAAAAGATACTCGACAATTCATTTACAAAAGAAAATCTGCAAGTAGAAGCCGATTATTTCACAAAATATCAGTTAACCACAACATTTGAGCGAACATATGGTTGGGCTTGGTTATTAAAATTAGATGAAGAATTAATGACCTGGAATCATCCAAAAGCTAAAATCTGGCATCAGAATCTAAAACCTTTAAAAGATAAAATTCTGACTTCGTGGAAAACCTATCTTCCAAAACAAACTTATCCCAATAGAACAGGAGTGCACCCAAACACCGCATTTGCCATGGTTTTTGCTTTAGACTGGGCAAGAGCGACAGGTGATAAAACTTTTGAAAATGAACTGATTGAAAAAGCAAAATATTTTTACTTAAACAACACCAAAACGCCTGCTTATCTCGAACCGGATGGTTCGGATTTCTTTTCTCCGAGTTTGGAAATTGCAGATTTAATGAGAAGAATTCTTCCTCAGAAAGAATTTGTAAAATGGCTAGACCAATTTTATGAAAAAAGAAGCATAGAAAATATCGAAAAAATTCCTGTGGTAAGTGATTTGAGCGATTATCAAACCGTTCATTTAGTAGGTTTATCTTTTACCAAAGCTTGGTGCATGAAAGGAATCGCAAAATCTCTACCCGATAATCATCCGTTGAAACAGAAGTTTCAAAAAACAGCAAACATCTTTTTAAATAATGGACTTCCGTTATTATTTCAAGGGAATTATGGTGGAGATCATTGGTTGGCAAGTTTTGCGGTGTATGCTTTGGAAGATTAAAAACTTTTTTAAACTTTTCATTTAACCACAAGAGCTACAAAAGATTTAGATATTTTTATTAATGATTGTCCGCAATTCCTCATATTCTATATCTTTTTGTATTTCTTTGCTAAGTTTACGCCCTTGTTTAACTTTAAAACAGTCAAATTTTAATATTCTTTGTTTGCCTTTGCGTTAAAATATCGAATATTAGTGAAAACGGATATACATATTATTATTATTATTAAAGCTTATTTTTTAAATGAAAAAAGAGCACAACAGTTTTCAAAAATCTTTGATTTTTATTCTTTTGATAGCTTTGAATATCTTAATAATATAGATTTCAAATTTCTTTTGCCTCTTATGCGGTTAAACAAAAATTAGTTTAAACAGCTTTTAAATTTAAATTGATAAAATGACGATTTTAGAACAATTCGGAGTTGATGTTTTTACGCAACATAATATTTTCGAAAGAATATCTGTAGATAAGCCTTTTCGTCCCGACAATCCGGCTTTTATATTCATTAAAAGTGGTTCTATAAAGCTTCGTCAGCATTTTAATGATCTTGAGCTTACGGCTAATACATTTATGGTGACAGATCCGCAAACGGTGTATGAAATGATTTCGGTGAGTGACGATTTTCAGTCGAGAATGGTGTCTTATAAACGGGATTTTATTTCTGCTTTATCGTTGAAATTCAATAGATTAATTACCTACCGTTATTTCCGTCAGCAAATGAATGTAGGCGTTCCTTTTTCTAAAGATGATTTAGATTTAATTTGGAAAAGTGTCAATTTCTTAAAATCTATTTTAGATTCTGAAACCGAAATGACCTACAAAAAAGAGATTGTAGAGCACCTTTTTTCAGTGTTTTGCTATCAGATTGCAGGAATTATTTCTAATGAAGACAATAGCGCAATGAATCAAATGTCGAGACAACAAGAGATTGTGTTTGTTTTTTTAACTGATTTGTCATCTCATCATTTAAACAACAGAACGGTAGAGTTTTATGCCGAACGACAGTCGATTACAACTAGACATCTTTCATCGGTCGTGAAGTCGGTAACGGGTAAGTCGGCAAGTCAGATTATCGCTTCTATTGTAATTAATGAAGCTAAGGTGTATCTAAACTCTTCAAAAATGCCTATTTCAGAGATTTCTACAATCCTTGGTTTTAGCGACCAATATTCATTTTCACACTTCTTTAAGAAGCATTTAGAGCTAAGTCCGAGTCAATACAGGCAACAATATCAATAACTGAATCCTACATTTGAACATCTTTTTCCAAAATTCAAACATTTGTTTGACTGTGTTGTTGCGCTAACTTTGCATCTGTAAAACAAGGTAAAATGCTTAATAACATAAAAACAGCTCTATCAGTTCTGGTAGGTCTTTTTCCTGCGCTGTTTTTTTCACAGGAAATAAAACAGATGACCGTGAATGAAGTTGCCGAATTGGCCATTCAAAATCATCAACAACTTAAAGTTTCTGCCCAGAATATCGATATTGCCAAACAACAGACGGATATTACAAAACTTCAGAAACTACCCACAATCACAGCGTCTACAAGTCAGTTTTATTTGGGAAACGCCATTGCTATAGATAAAGATTTTTCCAATTCAATAAATGTTCCGATGCCACATTATGGTAGTTCGTATGCATTGCAGGCAACACAATTAATTTTTAAAGGAGGCTTGGTCAATAAATCTATTGAACTGGCAGGACTTCGTGAGCAGCTTTCAGAATTAGATTTAGAGAAAAATAAACAAGACGTAAAGTTGCTGGTGATTTCTAATTATTTGGATATTTATAAAATCATAAACCAGGAATCTGTCATTCAAAACAACAAAAAACTGGCTCAGCAAAGATTAAAAAACGTCAACGATTTTTATAAACAAGGAATGATTACCAGAAACGAAGTGATTCGTGGTGAGTTGGCGATTAAAAATCTTGACCAAAATCTTTTAACCTTAACTAATAACAGAAAGATTCTTAATTATAATCTGAATATCGCTTTAGGCTTAAGCTCAGAAACGCAGATTATTCCGATAGAAAATTTAGGAAATAAAGAAACCGGAATCGGGATGGATTATTACCTGAATCTTGCGCACGACAGCAATCCGCAAATGAAATCTGCAAAAACCAATATTACAGTTGCCGATAAAAATATAGAAATCATTAAAACCGATAAAATGCCGACACTTTCAGGGTTTGGAGGCTATACTTTGCAAAGACCTGTTACAACAAGAAATCCTGTTTTAGATATGTATTCGGGAGGTTGGCAAGGCGGTATTTCTTTGAGTTATAATATTGATAATTTATACAAAACCAAAGAGAGAGTAAAGCTGGGTGAGATACAGAAAAATCAGGCAAATGATGCGATGACTTTGGTACAGCAAAACCTCGATATGGCGGTAAATGCTGCTTTTACAAAATATCAGGAAGCGCTTCAACAATCAGAAATCCTGAATGATGCTAAAAATTTGGCCGACGAAAACTACAACATTACGGAAGCTAAATATCTGAATCAATTGGCTGTACAAGCCGAAATGATTGATGCTCAAAACCAAAAACTACAGTCAGAATTAGATTTTGCCAACGCTGAAATTAATGTGCTTTATCAATATTATAATCTTTTAAAATCTACGGGAACGCTTTAAGAATGCTAATGTTTTTAACGCAAAGTTTTTAGATTATTGAAAATATCATCAAGTGAGCAAAGATTAATCAACAAGTTGATTTTATGAAGCTTATGTATATGCTTCGCGAAGCAAATTCATTTGCCTTTGCAAACTTGAAAATTAAACATACAGAAATAAAATCTTTGCGTTAAAAAAATCCAACATAAAATATATCAAAACTGAAAATCAAGATAATGGAAAACAAGGAACAAAATACACAAGATATACAACCTACCATTTCGAGCGCAGAAGCTAAGAAAAAGCAGAATAAAAAGAATAAAATAAGAGCCATCATTTCTAACATTATTGTGTTTGCAGTGATAGGATTTGGATTGTTTTGGCTGGTTCGTCAATACTTTCACATCGGAGATAAAACTTACACCGAAGCAGCTCAAGTGGAAGAATTCATTAATCCAATCAATACAAGAGTTTCCGCATATATCAACGAAATTAGATTCATCGAGCATCAACCGGTAAAAAAAGGAGATACTTTGGTGATTTTAGACCAAAGAGAAATTCTTACCCAATTGGGTCAGGCTGAAGCGGCTTATCAAAATGCTTTGGCACAAAAAACGGCTACAAGTTCATCGGTGAACACCGTTTCCAATAACGTAAGTGTGATGGAATCTAATATCGCTGGAGCTAAAGCCAGACTTTGGAATGCCGAACAAAATTTAAACCGATACAAAAATCTTTTAGCTTCTGAAGCCGTAACAAGACAGCAATATGACCAAATGAAAACCGAATATGATGCCCAGAAAGCAGCGTACGAAACATTGGTCAATCAAAAGCAATCGGCTAATCTTTCAACAACCGAAGTAAAAAGCAAATTTGGAATCAACGATGCCGAAATCAAAAGAACAAAATCTGCCTTGGAAATGGCTAAAATCAATCTTTCTTATACCGTAATTACTGCTCCTTATGATGGCGTAATGGGAAGACGATTAATCGCTGAAGGACAATTAATTCAGCCAGGGCAACAAGTAGGAACAATCGTTTTGAATAATCAAAAATGGGTAACCGCCAACTTTTTAGAAAGCCAAATGCCCAATATCAAAATCGGACAAAAAATAAAGATGACAGCCGATGCTTTAGGTAAAAAAGAATTTGAAGGAACCGTAACGGCGGTCTCTGCGGCAACAGGTTCCAGATATTCAAGTGTTCCGACGGATAATTCTACTGGTAACTTTATTAAAGTTCAACAACGAATTCCGGTAAGAATTGAGTTTACAGCATCCAATAAAAAGGAAGATATTGCTAAACTTAGCGCGGGTATGAATATGAATGTTTCTTTATAAAGAGACGAATGGATTATAGACGGATAGATTATAGACGAATAGAATATAGACAGATAGATAAAAGACTTTTGTGATTCTTTGTAACCACCAAAGTTCTCATCTATTTAAAACCTTATGACTGTCTGTTCTCTATTAGTCTATTAGTCTATTCTCTATTAATCCATCATCTATTAGTCTAAAAATTATGTACAATAAAGGTCTTTTCAGCGATTGGGTTCCCAAGCCTGTTCAGCTGTTACTTATAGTTTTGCTGCTTGTTGTCGTGATGCCTTTAGGAGGTGTTTACGCAGGGAATATCAGCTTTATGGTGAGCGGAACCGGTCATCTTACCGAATATTTTATGTGGGCAAATTATGCCACAACTATCGGGATGGGCGCTTGTATGCCGGTTGTTCTCAGATTCAAAATGAGATATAAAGTACGTGATAAAGTCGTGCTTTTATTGGTGCTTTTAGGGTTGTTAAGTTACATTAATGGAACCACGATGGAACCAGCAATTATCATTGTAAGTGCTTTGGTGATTGGATTTTTAAAAATGATGATTACCATAGAACTATTCCTTCCGTTGATGGTCATAATGGGTGGAAGAGGTGTTTTCTACGGTGTATTTTATACATTCGTTTTAACTTTGACTCAGATTTCTGGTTACTATGCGGTAGAAATTTCGATGCTCTACAATTGGCAACAATTTTTTATGATTGCGGCACTTCAGTGTTTTGCGATGGCTTTAATTTGTTGGATTTTTATGCACAATAAATATTTTGCACTGAAAGTTCCGCTGCATTATATTGATTGGCTGAGTATTCTTTTATTTGTGTCGACGTTTATGTTTTCGGCTTATGTTTTTTCTTTCGGCAAACAGCAGGATTGGTTGAATTCCACAAAAATTATCAATGCGAGTATTGCGGCTTTTGTGAGTTTTTCTTTGTTGGCGATTCGTCAGTTGACTTTGAAAAGACCCTATTTATCTTTCAAAATTTTCAAGCGAAGTAATGTTCAGAACGGATTGTTTTTACTCTTTTGCTTGGGAATGTTTTTAGGAACTACTTCCAT
The sequence above is a segment of the Chryseobacterium turcicum genome. Coding sequences within it:
- a CDS encoding efflux MFS transporter permease, translated to MYNKGLFSDWVPKPVQLLLIVLLLVVVMPLGGVYAGNISFMVSGTGHLTEYFMWANYATTIGMGACMPVVLRFKMRYKVRDKVVLLLVLLGLLSYINGTTMEPAIIIVSALVIGFLKMMITIELFLPLMVIMGGRGVFYGVFYTFVLTLTQISGYYAVEISMLYNWQQFFMIAALQCFAMALICWIFMHNKYFALKVPLHYIDWLSILLFVSTFMFSAYVFSFGKQQDWLNSTKIINASIAAFVSFSLLAIRQLTLKRPYLSFKIFKRSNVQNGLFLLFCLGMFLGTTSIQNIFSVGVLGYDQLTNAKLNLMMIPGLILAGIVAVYWFKKEKPLKMFIFSGFSSMIGYCIIMYVSMVLEFNYESWYLPMFLKGFGMGSLFISVWYYTLDKLELDDMLAAIGLVLVWRTFLAVAFFSALFSWFQYQFQVESLGDLAVYLDGMTLTSQNLSSNLKNIQLNAILSANKKIFGYIIVAGFGVLLFVLTHHFGAEKFKYPRFIRLISGKSVIARRRLQERKRLLENIKDAAGPAV